The following are encoded in a window of Flavobacterium cupriresistens genomic DNA:
- a CDS encoding PKD domain-containing protein, whose protein sequence is MKKNYFFAAVFLCQFLISFGQNPIGCGTKLSQQEEAAFLKSLSKIKTWKKSNTRKTVATPYIIPVVFHILADGTNINNAFTKEQMKCRIDDALLTVNKDFNGLFPEYATTDPRFDAIKSKLNIQFVLATVDPEGNPLEIPGLDWHPEAHVVDGYDAKIYDYIWYGKNSKYYLDVLVVDEPNTGQGSVGSGHAFLPIQDAIPRVAYNHRYIGSTCGSNASATFAKVMTHEFGHYFGLKHTFQDDCDAVNDGMADTPPTKVAEGCARNVLNSCGVYPNAENHMDYNTDCQNMYTRDQTNAMTYWLDDKTVAKYPRGLLWQESNLSSVGVIETAPIANFNSNTTAICSGKTIAFKDRSLGLPTSRVWTFEGGIPATSTDLNPVVQYHTAGKFEVTLQVTNALGMNTKQVLNYIEVDQKSGVNLVENFTGVFPPLGWEITNPDNGLAWEKRKDVGHNDSSCMIMNNADNAVVGALDYIRLPYLNFAAGQNSQLFFDLAYTKFDDASPDVLKVEVSTDCGLTWNEVYSKTHTLLETTQVPTALANNWVPVSDANWRKEIVDLSAYQGNSNVSIRFVNVSGYGTRIWIDNVNVAIIQTATPVSDFASNVRGTRCTSVTAPFLDVSTGNPTSWEWSFPGGTPASSIEKNPIVTYNSPGSYGVTLSTKNGNGTGTTVTKNNFITVVDPDRTSFIEGFENSFPPAEWEISNPDHKLTWEKRANVGHNSPSCMVMNNADNAKVGEIDEIILKPADLSVGITDFSFDVAYAKFDTESPDVLEILASKDCGLTWESVYVKTHTELETYVSADPNNWVPVSDSDWRTERVLLSNFKGVANVLFKFKNTSGYGSRIWIDNVKFTFDSKETPFSEFVVESQKQCSDLPIAFRDNSTGEPTSWSWSFPGGTPATSTSKTPAVIYDSPGTYTVTLTASNSYGAGSVMAKTDVVVINGKNSLPFSENFEASFPIQDWEIINPDKDVITWEKRSDAGKGDLSCLVINNADNPTGLIDELILKAMDFSSSATPFLSFDLAYTQYLNAFDPAPAPDKIDIEVSSDCGVTWTNVYAKNQLQLQTVSPPIQDDPATTAANETNDWIPTKDSDWRTEKIDLSIVKNQKSVLVKIKNTSGYGTRIWFDNLKINNGSNLAVTKPKGANNLSGVQVYPNPSSNVFHVITPVSADSYTVTVHDIGGRMIYKETFSGESTTDKAINLSGKTKGVYFLNVTSSTKKGYTQKIIKQ, encoded by the coding sequence TTGAAAAAAAACTACTTTTTTGCTGCAGTTTTTCTGTGTCAGTTCCTCATTTCCTTTGGGCAGAATCCAATCGGTTGTGGAACCAAATTATCCCAACAGGAAGAAGCTGCTTTTCTAAAATCTTTGTCAAAAATTAAAACATGGAAAAAATCGAACACCCGGAAAACCGTTGCTACACCTTATATTATTCCGGTGGTGTTTCATATTCTTGCAGACGGAACTAACATCAATAATGCTTTTACCAAAGAGCAAATGAAGTGCAGAATTGATGATGCATTGCTTACGGTAAACAAAGATTTCAATGGTCTGTTTCCGGAATACGCTACGACCGATCCTCGTTTTGATGCAATCAAAAGCAAATTAAATATTCAGTTTGTTCTGGCTACCGTTGATCCGGAAGGAAATCCTTTGGAAATTCCCGGCCTGGACTGGCATCCAGAAGCACATGTAGTAGATGGCTACGATGCTAAAATTTATGATTACATCTGGTACGGTAAAAACAGTAAGTATTATTTGGATGTTTTGGTTGTTGATGAGCCCAATACCGGACAGGGATCTGTTGGTTCGGGACACGCCTTTTTGCCTATTCAGGATGCGATCCCACGTGTTGCTTACAATCACAGATATATTGGGAGTACATGTGGCTCAAATGCGAGTGCGACTTTTGCAAAGGTAATGACGCACGAGTTTGGTCATTATTTTGGATTAAAACATACTTTTCAGGATGATTGTGATGCCGTTAATGATGGAATGGCCGATACGCCACCAACAAAAGTGGCCGAAGGTTGTGCTCGAAATGTATTAAATAGCTGTGGCGTTTACCCCAATGCCGAAAACCATATGGATTACAATACAGATTGCCAGAATATGTATACCAGAGACCAGACCAATGCCATGACGTATTGGTTAGATGACAAGACTGTGGCTAAATATCCACGTGGTTTGTTGTGGCAGGAAAGTAATCTTAGCTCGGTTGGGGTTATTGAAACGGCACCAATCGCTAATTTCAACAGCAATACAACGGCAATTTGTTCAGGAAAAACAATCGCGTTTAAAGATCGTTCTTTGGGATTACCAACTTCGAGAGTATGGACTTTTGAAGGCGGTATTCCTGCAACCTCTACAGATTTAAATCCGGTTGTTCAATACCATACAGCAGGAAAATTCGAAGTGACCTTGCAGGTAACGAATGCTCTTGGAATGAATACCAAACAAGTGCTGAATTATATTGAGGTAGATCAAAAATCGGGAGTGAATTTAGTCGAAAATTTCACTGGTGTTTTTCCTCCTTTAGGTTGGGAAATTACAAATCCGGACAATGGTTTAGCTTGGGAAAAACGAAAAGATGTAGGGCACAATGATAGTTCGTGTATGATTATGAACAATGCAGATAATGCAGTAGTAGGAGCTTTAGACTATATCAGATTGCCTTATCTTAATTTTGCAGCCGGACAAAACAGTCAGTTGTTTTTTGATTTGGCTTATACCAAATTTGATGATGCGAGTCCGGATGTTTTAAAAGTAGAAGTTTCAACAGATTGCGGACTTACTTGGAATGAGGTGTATTCGAAAACACATACCCTTTTAGAAACCACGCAGGTTCCTACTGCTTTGGCGAATAATTGGGTGCCGGTCTCAGACGCTAATTGGCGAAAAGAAATTGTAGATCTTAGTGCCTATCAGGGGAATAGTAATGTTTCTATTCGTTTTGTAAATGTGTCGGGTTACGGCACAAGGATTTGGATAGACAATGTAAATGTTGCTATTATTCAGACGGCTACTCCGGTTTCTGATTTTGCTTCCAATGTCAGAGGGACGCGTTGTACTAGTGTTACAGCTCCTTTTTTAGATGTTTCAACAGGAAATCCAACGTCATGGGAATGGTCTTTTCCAGGGGGGACGCCTGCGAGCTCTATCGAAAAAAATCCGATTGTGACTTACAATTCACCGGGTTCGTATGGGGTGACACTTTCAACCAAAAATGGAAACGGTACAGGGACAACAGTAACTAAAAATAATTTTATAACGGTTGTAGATCCTGACAGAACTTCTTTTATCGAAGGTTTTGAAAATTCTTTCCCTCCCGCAGAATGGGAAATTAGTAATCCCGATCATAAATTGACTTGGGAAAAACGAGCCAATGTTGGACATAATTCTCCCTCTTGTATGGTAATGAATAATGCGGACAATGCGAAAGTAGGTGAGATTGATGAGATTATCCTGAAACCCGCTGATTTATCTGTTGGCATAACTGATTTCTCCTTTGATGTTGCTTATGCTAAATTTGATACGGAAAGTCCCGATGTTCTTGAAATTCTGGCTTCAAAAGATTGCGGTCTTACATGGGAAAGTGTTTATGTAAAAACACATACTGAACTGGAAACCTATGTCAGTGCTGATCCCAATAATTGGGTTCCGGTTTCAGATTCGGATTGGAGAACAGAAAGGGTATTATTGTCGAATTTTAAAGGGGTAGCGAACGTTTTGTTCAAGTTTAAAAATACTTCGGGATACGGCTCAAGAATATGGATTGATAATGTGAAATTCACTTTTGACAGTAAAGAAACACCCTTTTCGGAATTTGTAGTGGAGAGTCAAAAACAGTGTAGCGATTTACCAATAGCCTTTAGAGACAATTCAACAGGAGAGCCTACTTCATGGTCCTGGTCGTTTCCGGGTGGTACGCCGGCGACTTCTACAAGTAAAACGCCTGCTGTAATTTATGATAGTCCGGGAACTTATACGGTAACTTTGACTGCTTCTAATTCTTATGGAGCAGGATCGGTTATGGCAAAAACGGATGTGGTCGTTATTAATGGCAAGAACAGTCTTCCTTTTTCAGAAAATTTCGAAGCAAGTTTTCCTATTCAGGATTGGGAAATCATTAATCCCGACAAAGACGTTATTACATGGGAAAAACGTTCGGATGCCGGTAAAGGAGATTTGTCTTGTCTGGTGATCAACAATGCTGATAATCCAACTGGTTTGATAGACGAGTTGATTCTTAAAGCAATGGATTTTTCCTCTTCTGCTACTCCGTTTTTATCCTTTGATCTGGCTTATACACAGTACTTAAATGCTTTTGATCCTGCACCTGCGCCGGATAAAATAGATATCGAAGTATCTTCGGATTGTGGGGTAACCTGGACAAATGTATATGCTAAAAATCAATTGCAGTTGCAAACCGTTTCACCACCAATTCAGGACGATCCTGCAACAACGGCTGCAAATGAAACCAACGATTGGATTCCGACCAAAGATTCGGATTGGAGAACAGAAAAAATTGATTTAAGTATAGTTAAAAATCAAAAGAGTGTGTTGGTAAAAATCAAAAACACTTCAGGTTATGGAACCAGAATTTGGTTTGATAATTTAAAAATAAATAACGGATC
- a CDS encoding class I SAM-dependent methyltransferase: protein MMNKSTTAEIRERFDNDVERFSNLNTGQVATIDATISLELITEASKRIVPNAKNVLDIGCGAGNYTLMMLSKIPNLNATLVDLSQPMLDKALERVSKETNGKVEILHGDIREVVLPEEQFDIILAGAVLHHLRDDQDWETTFSKLFRLLKPGGCLMISDLITQDTALLNEYTWERYGDYLEGIGGAEYRQKVLDYVEKEDSPRSMNYQLDLMKEVGFSKVEILHKNMCFGAFGGIK from the coding sequence ATGATGAATAAATCAACCACAGCAGAAATTAGAGAACGTTTTGATAATGACGTCGAACGATTTTCCAATTTAAACACGGGACAAGTCGCTACAATCGATGCTACAATCTCTTTAGAATTAATTACGGAAGCTTCAAAACGAATTGTTCCCAACGCCAAAAATGTTTTGGATATTGGTTGTGGAGCAGGAAATTATACCTTAATGATGCTTTCTAAAATCCCAAATCTGAATGCAACTTTAGTCGACTTAAGTCAGCCGATGCTGGATAAAGCTTTAGAAAGAGTATCAAAAGAAACGAACGGTAAAGTCGAAATTTTGCATGGGGATATCCGTGAAGTGGTTTTACCGGAAGAACAATTTGATATTATTCTGGCTGGAGCAGTTCTGCACCATTTGCGTGATGATCAGGACTGGGAAACAACATTTTCGAAATTATTCAGACTATTGAAACCGGGTGGTTGTTTGATGATCTCGGATCTGATTACGCAAGATACCGCTTTATTAAACGAATATACCTGGGAACGTTACGGCGATTATCTAGAAGGAATCGGAGGAGCCGAATACCGTCAAAAGGTTTTAGATTATGTCGAAAAAGAAGATTCTCCAAGATCAATGAATTATCAGTTGGATTTGATGAAAGAAGTTGGCTTTAGCAAAGTAGAAATTTTGCACAAGAATATGTGTTTCGGTGCTTTTGGAGGAATTAAGTAA
- a CDS encoding DUF2130 domain-containing protein produces the protein MAEQSSIQCPNCGTTIDVNDILKHQLEDSIRKEYQQKATAQTKELELKNEQFEKAKLEFEAKKKQENELFAERLEREKKTAEKEITEKLKTKLDEENKDRLLAMEKELSEKSEKLRELNKMEGEIAKLQREKLEMKEAIEAEAQKQLNATLLLERDKIRKQEEEKNELKIKEYQKQSDDQKKLIEEMKRKQEQGSMQLQGEVMELAIEEWLANNFPLDTIDEVKKGANGADCLQIVNTRELQNCGSIYYESKRTKAFQPAWIEKFKNDIRTKKANIGVLVTEVMPSGMDRMGMRDGIWICTYEEFKGLSAVLRQSLIQVSQAVQAQENKGDKMSMLYDFLTSNEFRLQVEGIVEGFTQMQSDLDSEKRAMQRIWKQREKQIEKVVHNTLGMYGSIRGIAGNAVQTVRALELDFIQDDEEEKTKELE, from the coding sequence ATGGCCGAGCAATCTTCAATTCAGTGTCCAAACTGCGGAACAACTATCGATGTCAATGACATTCTAAAACACCAGTTAGAAGACAGTATTCGCAAAGAATATCAGCAAAAAGCCACTGCTCAAACCAAAGAATTAGAGCTTAAAAACGAGCAATTCGAGAAAGCCAAATTAGAATTTGAGGCTAAAAAGAAGCAGGAAAATGAACTTTTCGCAGAACGTCTGGAACGCGAGAAAAAAACGGCCGAAAAGGAAATCACTGAAAAGCTAAAAACCAAACTCGACGAGGAGAACAAAGATCGTTTGCTTGCCATGGAAAAAGAGCTTTCTGAAAAATCAGAAAAACTCCGTGAACTTAATAAGATGGAAGGCGAAATTGCCAAACTTCAACGAGAAAAACTCGAAATGAAAGAAGCAATCGAAGCCGAAGCACAGAAACAACTTAACGCCACTTTGCTTTTAGAAAGAGATAAAATCAGAAAGCAGGAAGAAGAAAAAAACGAATTAAAAATAAAAGAATACCAAAAACAATCCGACGATCAAAAAAAGCTGATCGAAGAAATGAAACGCAAGCAGGAACAAGGTTCTATGCAATTGCAAGGTGAGGTTATGGAACTGGCAATCGAAGAATGGCTGGCTAATAATTTCCCGTTAGACACTATCGACGAAGTTAAAAAAGGCGCTAACGGAGCAGATTGCTTGCAGATTGTAAACACTCGCGAATTGCAAAATTGTGGCTCTATTTATTACGAAAGCAAAAGAACCAAAGCTTTTCAGCCCGCCTGGATTGAGAAGTTTAAAAACGACATTAGAACCAAAAAAGCCAATATCGGGGTTTTGGTTACGGAAGTTATGCCTTCAGGAATGGATCGAATGGGCATGCGTGATGGAATCTGGATTTGCACCTACGAGGAATTTAAAGGTTTAAGTGCCGTTTTACGCCAATCTTTAATACAAGTTAGTCAGGCTGTTCAGGCACAGGAAAACAAAGGAGACAAAATGTCGATGTTGTATGATTTTCTAACTAGCAATGAATTTCGCTTACAAGTAGAAGGAATTGTGGAAGGCTTTACCCAAATGCAAAGTGATCTGGATTCAGAGAAAAGAGCGATGCAACGTATTTGGAAACAACGCGAAAAGCAGATCGAAAAAGTGGTTCACAATACTTTAGGCATGTACGGCTCAATTCGTGGTATTGCCGGAAATGCGGTACAAACGGTACGAGCTTTAGAGCTTGATTTTATCCAAGACGATGAAGAAGAAAAAACAAAAGAACTAGAATAA
- a CDS encoding META domain-containing protein, translated as MKKVLLLCVLMSVMLSCKSVAVKNSNTKETTSVTSSEEEEGSVYFKATGNEPFWGLKIGKEKIVFTSLIEGMETISFDAVEPIRAMDANVKMYKVNNGKITATITTQQFDCQDSMSGEVSPYTVKIEINGKTLNGCGKYITDYRLYDIWVLEELNGKKVTLSDFQKELPRIEINSTENKFMGFGGCNSIGGTIFFEKGLLRFSNVASTLMACAPGNKEAEFVKALQSTNTYSIGDLRLRLSNPDGTLLVFRKVD; from the coding sequence ATGAAAAAAGTACTTTTACTATGTGTATTAATGTCCGTGATGTTAAGTTGTAAGTCGGTGGCGGTTAAAAATTCAAACACAAAAGAAACAACTTCTGTAACAAGTTCCGAAGAAGAAGAGGGTTCTGTTTATTTTAAAGCGACTGGAAATGAACCATTTTGGGGATTGAAAATAGGAAAGGAGAAAATTGTCTTTACGTCGCTGATTGAAGGAATGGAAACCATCAGTTTTGACGCTGTAGAGCCAATCAGAGCTATGGATGCTAATGTGAAGATGTATAAAGTAAATAATGGAAAAATTACGGCAACAATTACTACACAACAATTTGATTGCCAGGATTCAATGTCAGGAGAGGTTTCGCCTTACACCGTTAAGATTGAAATTAACGGGAAGACTTTAAACGGTTGTGGTAAATACATTACGGATTACCGTTTGTATGATATCTGGGTGTTAGAAGAGTTAAACGGTAAAAAAGTGACGCTTTCAGACTTCCAAAAAGAATTGCCAAGAATCGAGATTAATTCAACTGAGAATAAATTTATGGGTTTTGGAGGTTGTAATTCTATAGGAGGAACTATCTTTTTTGAAAAAGGATTATTGAGATTTTCTAACGTCGCTTCGACTTTGATGGCTTGCGCGCCGGGAAATAAAGAGGCTGAATTTGTGAAAGCATTACAAAGCACTAACACATATTCGATTGGAGATCTTAGACTGAGACTTTCTAATCCTGACGGAACCTTGTTGGTTTTCAGAAAAGTAGATTAA
- a CDS encoding helix-turn-helix domain-containing protein, which yields MGKNIKIISSEEFPRQFMSDASQDFDFLKTPLQIYDLNTTTEYLQIPTPLFRPDYNFIVHVTKGNAKQQVDNEVITITENDVLFVKQGHITAMKEIDQIITGHFILFEESVLNHILSKQELIQIFATNSVLKLPEETSVWLNSLFCLLSQEFRNENSNIEICYSLMQAAFQKIIFSNKELNKTVHRGNEITFSFKELVYKYHTENKSVTFYADKLKISVNYLNRCIKLTTGIAPKEWINNVSILQSQILLQDLTKDISEIAFALNYEDPSYFGRLFKKITGTTPSQYRNSLTHDLSE from the coding sequence ATGGGTAAGAATATTAAAATTATTTCATCAGAAGAATTCCCAAGACAATTTATGTCTGATGCTTCTCAGGACTTTGATTTCTTAAAAACTCCTTTGCAGATCTATGATTTAAATACTACAACAGAGTACCTCCAGATTCCAACCCCACTTTTCAGACCCGATTATAATTTCATTGTTCATGTTACCAAAGGCAATGCAAAACAGCAAGTAGATAATGAGGTGATAACAATAACTGAAAATGATGTATTGTTTGTCAAACAAGGACATATTACCGCAATGAAAGAAATTGACCAGATTATAACGGGGCATTTTATTTTATTTGAAGAGAGTGTCCTCAATCATATTTTGTCGAAACAGGAGTTGATACAGATTTTTGCCACTAATTCAGTTCTTAAATTACCTGAAGAAACAAGTGTATGGCTAAATTCTTTGTTTTGCTTGTTAAGTCAGGAATTTCGTAATGAAAATTCCAATATCGAAATTTGTTATTCACTCATGCAGGCAGCTTTCCAGAAAATTATTTTTTCAAATAAAGAACTCAATAAAACGGTGCATCGTGGTAATGAAATCACTTTTTCCTTTAAAGAGCTGGTTTATAAATATCATACGGAGAATAAATCGGTAACCTTTTATGCCGATAAATTGAAAATCTCTGTAAATTATCTCAATAGGTGCATTAAGCTAACCACCGGAATAGCTCCAAAGGAATGGATTAACAATGTTAGTATTCTGCAAAGCCAGATTCTTCTACAAGATTTGACTAAAGATATTTCAGAAATTGCTTTTGCATTGAATTACGAGGATCCTTCTTACTTTGGACGACTTTTCAAAAAAATAACCGGTACAACTCCTTCTCAGTACCGAAATTCACTTACGCACGATTTGTCCGAGTAA
- a CDS encoding DUF6268 family outer membrane beta-barrel protein, producing MKKVLSLVLLTLFICLPNKFYSQLITDGAGVGITVNGKSSFKNLSAVDPYYGNKFNYTTYDFWLPIPSFKLGKTRILGIINYRILDFTFDRDIEISPNYITKIQEIKPTLVVRHPFGERWAAFGVFIPTIASDFKNSFSMNDMVFDGIFGVSRKFGEKSNLEIGIGPHVMYAFGKFLITPAISLDYKSNNGKWFAQIYWPRVNIFRNLGNNTQVGLAGSIDWTLHNLQNYKNYQGEEIDYAQFSAIHGGLQINQRLFDGFWLQLQGGLGFANKYTLFNAQNDTISNYKAKEMPYVKMMLSYRFGK from the coding sequence TTGAAAAAAGTACTGTCATTGGTTTTACTGACCTTGTTTATTTGTCTTCCAAATAAATTTTATTCTCAATTAATAACAGATGGAGCCGGGGTTGGCATCACTGTAAATGGAAAAAGTAGCTTTAAGAATTTGTCGGCAGTAGATCCGTACTATGGGAATAAATTCAACTATACTACTTACGATTTCTGGTTACCCATCCCCTCTTTTAAACTTGGAAAAACGCGAATTCTTGGGATAATCAACTATCGGATTTTAGACTTTACATTTGATAGGGATATTGAAATTAGTCCGAATTACATCACGAAAATACAAGAAATCAAACCTACCCTAGTTGTACGACATCCTTTTGGAGAAAGATGGGCTGCTTTTGGCGTTTTTATCCCCACAATTGCTTCTGATTTTAAAAACTCGTTTTCGATGAATGATATGGTATTCGATGGCATTTTTGGAGTCTCAAGAAAGTTTGGAGAAAAATCAAATCTTGAAATCGGGATTGGGCCTCATGTCATGTATGCTTTTGGCAAGTTTTTAATAACGCCCGCTATATCTCTGGATTATAAGAGCAATAATGGTAAGTGGTTTGCTCAAATATACTGGCCAAGAGTCAATATTTTCAGAAATCTGGGCAATAATACGCAAGTTGGTCTGGCAGGATCGATTGACTGGACACTTCACAATTTACAAAACTACAAGAATTATCAAGGAGAAGAGATCGATTATGCTCAGTTTTCGGCTATTCATGGCGGTCTGCAAATTAATCAGCGTCTTTTTGATGGTTTTTGGTTGCAATTGCAAGGAGGTTTAGGTTTTGCCAACAAATACACACTGTTTAATGCTCAGAATGATACCATTAGTAATTATAAAGCAAAAGAAATGCCCTATGTAAAAATGATGCTGAGCTATCGTTTTGGGAAATAA
- a CDS encoding DUF2141 domain-containing protein, translating to MKKSILSILLLGVSYFTNAQQVKTNVDVYNVQKGKGTVVLNVYDKKENFLKRACFTKVQKVNQETMKFQIDLPRGTYAITVFQDLDTNGKLNSNWLGMPKEPVGNSTNFLPDGGAPTFRDCAVYILNNDATIKINLY from the coding sequence ATGAAAAAATCTATTCTAAGTATCCTGTTATTGGGAGTATCGTATTTTACAAATGCACAACAGGTAAAAACGAATGTTGATGTATACAATGTTCAAAAAGGAAAAGGGACTGTTGTACTGAATGTCTACGATAAAAAGGAAAATTTTCTTAAAAGAGCCTGCTTTACCAAAGTCCAAAAAGTGAATCAGGAGACTATGAAATTTCAAATCGATTTACCAAGAGGGACTTATGCTATTACTGTTTTTCAGGATTTGGATACTAATGGAAAACTAAACAGCAACTGGTTGGGAATGCCCAAAGAGCCTGTCGGAAATAGTACTAATTTTCTACCGGACGGTGGGGCACCAACATTTCGAGATTGCGCTGTTTATATTTTAAATAATGACGCTACAATTAAAATAAATCTTTATTAG
- a CDS encoding ABC transporter ATP-binding protein — MEEITSKKKVIAEVKGACKEYQTGDTLITALKATTIQFKTRELTLIIGPSGSGKTTLLSLLGCVIYPTKGDVFIDGQHINTLSAKELSALRLNKIGFVFQSFNLLAPLNSLENVMMPLQLMNMSETEARKKAEKALELVGMKDRMKNLPKMLSGGQQQRVSIARALVTNPPIVLCDEPTAALDVKSVGLVMNELKALAQNGKSVIVVTHDMRLREFADRIIYVDNGIATETENTTFIKNH, encoded by the coding sequence ATGGAAGAGATCACTTCTAAAAAAAAGGTTATTGCAGAGGTAAAAGGTGCTTGCAAGGAGTATCAAACCGGTGACACCTTGATTACAGCTTTAAAAGCAACAACGATTCAGTTTAAAACCCGGGAACTTACCTTAATAATCGGCCCTTCCGGTTCAGGAAAAACTACACTATTATCGCTATTAGGCTGTGTTATTTACCCAACAAAAGGAGATGTTTTTATAGATGGTCAACACATAAATACACTTTCGGCTAAGGAATTATCGGCTTTGAGGTTGAATAAAATTGGATTCGTGTTTCAAAGTTTTAATCTCTTAGCGCCACTTAACTCTTTAGAAAACGTAATGATGCCCTTGCAACTTATGAATATGAGTGAGACTGAGGCCAGAAAAAAAGCAGAAAAAGCGCTTGAATTAGTAGGGATGAAAGATCGAATGAAAAACCTACCCAAAATGCTAAGCGGAGGCCAGCAACAAAGAGTTTCTATTGCGCGAGCATTGGTAACCAATCCGCCAATTGTGCTTTGTGATGAACCAACGGCTGCATTAGATGTTAAAAGTGTTGGTCTGGTAATGAATGAATTAAAAGCACTTGCTCAAAATGGAAAAAGTGTAATTGTAGTTACACACGATATGCGACTTAGGGAGTTCGCAGACAGAATTATTTATGTAGATAACGGAATTGCAACTGAGACCGAAAACACAACATTTATAAAGAATCATTAA
- a CDS encoding HlyD family secretion protein, protein MKYTLIYLIAILFCSCNKKEEAKPDEKAFAHEITSSAIVGLGRIEPDEKLSSLATEVGGVVVAIHKKENDVIVKDDLIIELEHSVQDAKKAQIKSRMETQRVEINMAQLNLKEHKINVANKQIELERLKNLQEKGAETRQNVDNLETETKIFQTNLEQLQSKILIANSRLQEIKQELEVSNKELQRYLIKALDDGQIMTMNATIGAALSPNQSFADFIPKSKLVATCEIDELFADKIKKGQKAIIRQIGSNKTIGSGIVIFASSALKRKSIFSEKAGDQEDRRVREIKILLKNQTKYLINSRIECVIQTSN, encoded by the coding sequence ATGAAATATACTTTAATTTATCTAATAGCCATACTATTTTGTAGCTGCAATAAAAAAGAAGAAGCAAAACCCGATGAGAAAGCTTTTGCCCATGAAATTACTTCATCAGCTATTGTAGGACTGGGACGCATTGAACCGGATGAGAAATTATCTTCATTGGCAACAGAAGTTGGTGGTGTTGTTGTGGCTATCCATAAAAAAGAAAATGATGTCATTGTCAAAGATGATTTAATTATCGAATTAGAGCATTCTGTTCAAGATGCAAAAAAAGCGCAGATTAAAAGTCGTATGGAGACACAAAGAGTTGAGATAAACATGGCACAATTGAATTTAAAAGAGCACAAAATAAATGTTGCTAACAAACAAATTGAATTGGAACGTCTGAAAAACCTGCAAGAAAAGGGTGCTGAAACAAGACAGAACGTCGATAATCTTGAAACAGAAACTAAAATTTTCCAAACCAATTTAGAACAACTGCAAAGCAAGATTCTGATTGCAAACTCAAGACTTCAAGAAATTAAACAAGAACTGGAAGTATCAAACAAGGAGTTGCAACGGTATTTGATAAAAGCACTGGACGATGGACAAATTATGACAATGAATGCAACGATAGGAGCTGCATTATCACCAAATCAGTCTTTTGCAGATTTTATTCCGAAAAGTAAATTGGTTGCTACTTGTGAAATTGATGAATTGTTTGCTGACAAGATTAAAAAAGGTCAAAAAGCCATTATTCGCCAAATTGGCTCCAATAAAACGATTGGCTCGGGTATTGTAATTTTTGCCTCTTCGGCACTTAAACGTAAATCTATTTTTTCTGAAAAAGCAGGAGATCAGGAAGACAGGAGAGTCCGGGAAATAAAAATCCTATTGAAAAACCAAACGAAGTACTTAATTAATTCCCGAATTGAATGTGTTATTCAAACATCAAATTAA